A genomic window from Megalobrama amblycephala isolate DHTTF-2021 linkage group LG2, ASM1881202v1, whole genome shotgun sequence includes:
- the LOC125262658 gene encoding E3 SUMO-protein ligase KIAA1586-like → MSKRKQPNLSQFGFTKQTKRSDDSAPATTSLPVIPSAPPPLKVAASDSTSTEDSETLAPETTAATCSGPGDHATPFNWTTKQWSEWRIRNTWLYSKNQKLGCTVCMEAKSLLLAERATGVHLSEEWMNGEVSSESQNNLRKKIYKHRDSLAHKRAVEISEMKEKDVLPNKVLEVNANLMQETATSFRSAYMVAKEKMAYRKLPAVMSLQKLNGANVGNVHKSDHACAEIIGHIASEMRAKFVSKIKELGSRISITIDESTVHGLAYMIIYVRCDMTGTGEVDNVFLDIVELSEGTDAESMYKSLRNSLRQAGLDDEFLGKNLICIATDGAAVLTGRVGGLVTKLKQDFPKVQSIHCLAHRLELAVKDSLKEVAGCNQFEFFISKLYALYNQSSKNARLLQEAATGLNMQILKIGQIFTIRWVASSFRTVKAVWNDYPALAHQFRTAIEDTSRCDTERQKFRGLHKLLTSTGFLADLACMKDVLRELQNLSLKLQRKQTSLVDASCHIQQTIDVLTAMKASGGKSTQKAEQRISTGLFKDVELSESRPKINRLHLKKRLPEPDLVQMLKPLDKRFWPQQHSARILYGETEVRALAKTLGEPAREAVEEFRDFKLQNRAPGKTLVKLQTASLTYLPSSAECERGFFAVNSTDSKYRNKLREQSLSSLLFVDLNGPPLEQFDPLPFVSSWIKAGHRPSTSWVTGRKAKTEDPRPLWSLLI, encoded by the exons ATGTCAAAAAGAAAGCAGCCAAACCTCAGTCAATTTGGATTTACAAAACAAACGAAGAGGAGTGATGACAGCGCACCAGCTACAACTAGCTTGCCGGTGATACCGTCGGCGCCGCCGCCGCTAAAAGTTGCTGCTAGTGACAGCACCAGCACCGAGGATAGCGAGACTTTGGCGCCAGAAACCACCGCTGCGACCTGCAGCGGACCAGGCGATCATGCAACACCTTTCAACTGGACAACAAAGCAATGGAGTGAGTGGAGAATCAGGAATACATGGCTCTACTCCAAAAATCAGAAGTTAGGATgtacagtatgcatggaggcaaAAAGCCTGTTGCTCGCCGAAAGAGCAACGGGAGTACATCTGTCAGAGGAATGGATGAATGGAGAGGTCAGCAGCGAGTCACAGAATAACCTGCGGAAAAAGATTTACAAGCATCGGGACAGTTTGGCACACAAAAGAGCGGTTGAGATTTCGGAGATGAAGGAAAAGGATGTGCTCCCAAACAAGGTACTTGAAGTAAATGCTAATTTAATGCAAGAAACAGCTACGTCTTTCAGATCTGCTTATATGGTGGCCAAGGAAAAAATGGCCTACAGAAAGCTCCCTGCTGTAATGTCCCTTCAAAAACTTAATGGTGCAAACGTGGGAAATGTGCACAAATCAGACCATGCTTGTGCTGAAATAATCGGACATATCGCCAGTGAAATGAGAGCTAAATttgtttcaaaaataaaagaacTGGGATCACGAATCAGTATCACGATAGATGAGAGCACAGTTCATGGCCTGGCTTATATGATCATTTATGTGCGGTGTGACATGACAGGAACGGGGGAAGTggataatgtttttttagataTCGTTGAGCTTTCAGAAGGCACGGATGCCGAATCGATGTACAAAAGTTTGAGGAACAGCTTGAGACAAGCGGGACTGGATGATGAGTTTCTGGGAAAAAATCTCATCTGCATTGCAACGGATGGAGCAGCGGTACTGACGGGCAGAGTCGGCGGACTCGTCACTAAACTCAAACAAGATTTTCCCAAAGTTCAGTCAATACACTGTCTAGCTCACCGACTTGAGTTAGCTGTCAAAGACTCACTTAAGGAAGTAGCTGGATGTAACCAATTTGAGTTTTTTATCTCAAAACTTTACGCCCTCTATAACCAGTCATCAAAAAACGCCCGTTTGCTCCAGGAGGCAGCTACAGGTTTGAACATGCAAATCCTAAAAATAGGTCAAATCTTTACAATTCGTTGGGTGGCTAGTAGTTTTCGCACTGTGAAGGCAGTATGGAACGATTATCCTGCACTGGCGCACCAATTCAGAACAGCCATAGAAGACACATCTCGCTGCGACACAGAGAGGCAGAAATTCAGGGGCCTGCACAAACTCCTTACAAGCACAGGTTTTTTGGCTGATTTGGCATGTATGAAGGATGTCCTGCGAGAATTACAAAATCTGTCGCTAAAACTGCAACGCAAAcaaacatctttagttgatgcAAGTTGCCACATTCAGCAGACCATTGACGTCTTGACAGCCATGAAAGCAAGTGGAGGAAAATCCACACAAAAAGCCGAACAACGCATATCGACTGGCCTGTTCAAAGATGTTGAGCTTTCAGAGAGCAGGCCGAAGATAAACCGTCTTCA CCTAAAGAAGAGACTGCCCGAACCGGACCTTGTCCAGATGCTGAAACCGCTGGATAAACGCTTTTGGCCACAGCAACATAGCGCCCGTATCCTATATGGGGAAACTGAGGTTCGAGCATTGGCAAAAACACTGGGAGAACCGGCCCGAGAGGCTGTCGAGGAGTTCCGGGACTTTAAATTGCAAAACAGAGCACCAGGGAAAACGCTTGTCAAACTTCAAACAGCAAGTCTGACCTACTTGCCGTCCTCAGCTGAGTGTGAGAGGGGATTTTTTGCCGTGAATTCTACTGACAGCAAGTATCGCAACAAGTTGCGTGAACAAAGCCTCTCCTCGCTTCTCTTCGTGGATCTGAATGGACCCCCTTTGGAGCAATTTGACCCTCTGCCTTTTGTATCATCTTGGATTAAAGCCGGTCACCGACCCTCAACATCCTGGGTTACAGGACGGAAAGCAAAGACAGAAGACCCCAGGCCTCTGTGGTCACTTCTGATTTAA